One segment of Sulfobacillus thermosulfidooxidans DSM 9293 DNA contains the following:
- a CDS encoding GGDEF domain-containing protein, which yields MIQAQVALLHLRKWRYDSLLWIMGIAFAIFLNFPGCAWNPILKPIPDGFWIAIVHPSWAIIAVKVLIYGGGATAIVGLSIYSLWKRSRKQSVIYMLAGLLTTALFVHDIWWIQHHRTYYPTIWIGGLFLWAILWFELRQQVKRTHQQLTVDELTGAMTRSFGHLYATSLLQSTSLGLVFCDLDQFKLVNDQFGHAAGDNILRQTVDRLKSVCRPEDQIIRLGGDEFVMIFPSTDLNDGPQILPRIQEAIETHPFTISPGHVVNLGISLGWSWEPMGGHFNEAVMRSDHAMYQQKELHHQCSTTPS from the coding sequence GTGATTCAAGCGCAAGTGGCACTATTACACCTGCGTAAATGGCGTTATGACTCTTTACTCTGGATTATGGGCATAGCTTTTGCTATCTTTCTAAATTTCCCGGGCTGTGCATGGAATCCTATTCTCAAACCCATTCCGGACGGGTTTTGGATTGCCATCGTTCATCCGAGTTGGGCGATTATCGCCGTCAAAGTTTTGATTTATGGTGGAGGTGCCACAGCCATTGTTGGTTTGAGTATCTATTCACTCTGGAAACGGTCGAGGAAACAAAGCGTCATCTACATGTTAGCCGGATTGTTGACCACGGCACTTTTCGTTCATGATATTTGGTGGATTCAGCATCACCGAACCTATTATCCGACGATTTGGATTGGCGGATTATTTCTCTGGGCCATTTTGTGGTTTGAATTGCGTCAACAAGTCAAACGCACCCACCAACAACTGACAGTGGATGAATTAACCGGAGCAATGACCCGCAGCTTTGGACATCTTTATGCAACGTCTCTATTACAATCCACCTCCTTAGGGCTAGTTTTTTGCGACCTCGACCAATTCAAACTGGTCAATGACCAGTTTGGACATGCAGCAGGTGATAACATTTTGCGCCAAACCGTTGACCGCTTAAAAAGTGTTTGTCGACCAGAGGATCAAATTATTCGGCTCGGGGGTGATGAGTTTGTGATGATTTTTCCCAGCACCGATCTGAACGATGGTCCCCAAATCCTCCCGCGTATCCAAGAGGCTATTGAAACGCACCCATTTACCATCTCTCCAGGACATGTGGTAAATCTCGGGATTAGTTTAGGTTGGAGTTGGGAACCCATGGGTGGTCATTTTAATGAAGCGGTGATGCGTTCAGACCATGCCATGTACCAGCAAAAAGAGTTGCACCATCAATGTTCAACAACACCGTCCTAG
- a CDS encoding IS1634 family transposase, with protein MANRVCMNFLIPNSRVVGAAPLFRQVADDIGLVDMVNRSVRWDARQCHVSPGERLLVMVLDLLLGKSPLYRMAERWTTTDVAVLIGADRLAADLSDDSLGRALDKLARAQPARIFSAVAAQAYMREGVTLHSGHFDTTSRSLTGTFDHGGSAPVQPAFGHSKDARPDLKQIVLTLFVNREGVPLAGTVESGNRSDKTLNAEMVDRVVAAMEPEQLAQLIYVADSALVTGPNLARLDHQGVAFVSRCPDTFGIVSTLKQAAWATDQWIAIGPIGQRRQAAHYGASEQVGEIDGRHYRCVVYRSSVLDPRRAKTLDREIQRSRTALEQSAF; from the coding sequence ATGGCGAATAGAGTCTGTATGAACTTTCTCATTCCCAACAGTCGGGTCGTCGGTGCGGCCCCGCTGTTTCGCCAGGTGGCCGATGACATCGGCCTCGTCGATATGGTCAATCGTTCCGTGCGGTGGGATGCCCGCCAATGCCACGTGTCGCCCGGGGAGCGGCTGTTGGTGATGGTCCTGGATCTGCTGCTCGGCAAATCCCCTCTGTATCGGATGGCCGAACGCTGGACCACCACGGATGTGGCGGTCCTGATCGGAGCCGATCGCTTGGCGGCCGACCTGTCGGATGACAGCTTGGGGCGGGCCTTGGATAAATTGGCCCGCGCGCAACCCGCCCGCATTTTTAGTGCCGTCGCCGCCCAAGCGTATATGCGCGAAGGGGTGACGTTGCACAGTGGACATTTTGACACCACCTCCCGGTCCTTGACAGGGACCTTCGATCATGGGGGATCGGCGCCCGTCCAGCCCGCCTTCGGGCATTCCAAGGATGCGCGCCCGGACCTTAAGCAAATTGTCCTCACGCTATTCGTCAATCGCGAGGGGGTCCCCCTCGCGGGAACCGTCGAGTCCGGGAATCGCTCCGACAAAACACTCAATGCGGAGATGGTCGACCGCGTAGTAGCGGCCATGGAGCCCGAGCAATTGGCGCAACTCATTTATGTCGCCGATTCCGCCTTAGTGACCGGGCCCAACTTAGCCCGGCTGGATCATCAAGGGGTCGCCTTTGTGTCCCGGTGCCCCGACACCTTCGGGATCGTGTCGACCCTGAAGCAGGCGGCTTGGGCCACCGATCAATGGATCGCCATCGGCCCGATTGGCCAACGGCGTCAGGCCGCCCACTATGGCGCGTCAGAGCAGGTGGGCGAGATTGACGGGCGGCATTACCGCTGTGTCGTGTATCGCTCATCCGTCTTAGATCCGCGCCGTGCGAAGACCTTGGATCGCGAGATCCAGCGATCACGGACGGCATTGGAGCAATCCGCCTTTTAA
- a CDS encoding IS3 family transposase: MTELCEHVMDWHHRAPQVSLRRWCATIRLSRATFYAWRHRQRHPEPDRPHQAPGRPPRGYSVTQNGQKIADGQIMDWITDILTTENAAYGYHKITWVLRRRYHLQISFKKVYRLLRQWHLLWPQRKRRIRHPRRLARNRIITAPNQLWQTDITYVYIAGEDRFLYLQAIIDVCDRMIIAYHMGLHCQATDVVRTLKHAVLQRQSEWQTPPVLRTDNGPQFIAEAFETACAAYGLEHERIPVATPNKNAFIESWHAQLERECLTQEFATYGEAYAAITRWIAFYNQDRLHGS, encoded by the coding sequence GTGACAGAATTGTGTGAACACGTGATGGACTGGCATCACCGCGCTCCCCAGGTGTCCCTTCGCCGATGGTGTGCGACGATTCGCCTTTCACGGGCCACCTTTTATGCGTGGCGTCATCGCCAACGCCATCCTGAACCAGATCGGCCCCATCAGGCGCCGGGTCGACCTCCGCGAGGATACAGCGTCACACAAAATGGCCAGAAAATCGCCGATGGCCAGATTATGGACTGGATTACCGATATTCTGACGACGGAGAACGCGGCCTATGGGTATCATAAAATCACATGGGTCTTGCGACGACGCTATCATCTACAGATTAGTTTCAAAAAGGTGTATCGCCTCCTTCGACAATGGCACTTGTTATGGCCTCAGCGAAAACGCCGCATCCGGCATCCGCGCCGGCTGGCGCGGAACCGCATCATTACGGCTCCCAATCAGCTCTGGCAAACGGACATTACCTATGTGTATATCGCGGGCGAGGATCGGTTTTTGTATCTCCAAGCCATTATCGATGTGTGTGACCGCATGATTATTGCCTACCACATGGGACTCCATTGTCAGGCGACGGATGTTGTGCGAACTCTAAAACACGCGGTACTCCAGCGTCAATCGGAATGGCAAACGCCTCCCGTTCTACGGACGGACAATGGCCCCCAGTTTATCGCCGAGGCCTTCGAAACGGCTTGTGCCGCCTATGGTCTGGAACATGAACGCATTCCGGTGGCCACGCCGAATAAAAACGCCTTTATTGAGTCGTGGCATGCTCAGTTGGAGCGCGAGTGTCTCACTCAAGAATTTGCCACATATGGCGAGGCCTATGCGGCCATAACGCGATGGATTGCCTTTTATAACCAAGATCGGCTGCATGGGAGCTGA
- a CDS encoding transposase codes for MSQTYSPEFKQQIVQEAQDTQNATLVARRHQLSPSMVRRWVREAVKAAHHPHDLMSLVDENERLKKLLGEKDLQIAMLQDLLQKKGIRP; via the coding sequence ATGAGTCAAACCTATTCACCGGAATTCAAGCAACAGATTGTTCAAGAAGCTCAAGACACGCAAAATGCGACATTAGTCGCTCGTCGTCATCAGCTGAGTCCATCCATGGTGCGTCGCTGGGTGCGTGAGGCGGTGAAGGCGGCCCACCATCCCCACGATCTCATGAGTCTGGTAGACGAAAATGAACGATTAAAGAAATTACTCGGGGAAAAAGATCTGCAGATTGCCATGCTTCAAGATCTGCTGCAAAAAAAGGGGATCCGTCCGTGA
- a CDS encoding NAD(P)/FAD-dependent oxidoreductase codes for MHKVVVLGSRFGGSATAYWLHKLFARHELDVTIVDQWPMMTYRPAMVMAAAGHPQIADQWHINMAKKYEQAGFHFIRDTIFKIDPASQQVILTGHPPLAYDTLFVATGSDPGWATIEGLGPQRSGVCEDYLARNTGYAVHNPIHHIVIGIGCLHQSPYDPIQLQASLDVPGFEVGFLLDAWLSQHNRRKGTSITVLTPAGVPGESLGSISQEFLLKELKRRDIHLITHAQYERVTREAIVLKNQVTLEADRMIWVPPYPGSQLLRLSGLDDGYGWMPTDEYCRHERWPNIYAVGDVNRSALPKLGHIAMLQARTAVHAFWAERKHKTSRPYHPYILHVLWLGNGRGIFTLSDTLYGGKRQWVNVGRMAAASKSVFNWSYRIFAGWMPIMP; via the coding sequence ATGCATAAAGTGGTTGTACTCGGTTCCCGTTTTGGCGGCTCGGCAACCGCCTATTGGTTACACAAACTCTTTGCACGCCATGAGCTCGATGTGACCATTGTTGATCAATGGCCCATGATGACCTACCGCCCTGCCATGGTGATGGCAGCTGCCGGTCATCCCCAAATTGCAGACCAGTGGCATATTAATATGGCCAAGAAATATGAACAGGCGGGCTTTCACTTTATTCGCGATACCATATTCAAAATTGATCCCGCATCGCAGCAAGTCATTTTGACCGGACATCCCCCATTAGCCTATGATACCTTATTTGTAGCCACAGGTTCAGATCCCGGCTGGGCAACCATTGAGGGATTAGGTCCCCAAAGAAGTGGAGTGTGCGAAGACTATCTAGCCCGCAATACGGGATATGCCGTGCACAATCCCATTCATCATATCGTCATCGGTATTGGCTGTTTACACCAAAGTCCTTATGATCCTATTCAACTGCAAGCATCATTAGATGTGCCGGGATTTGAAGTAGGATTTTTACTCGATGCATGGTTGAGCCAGCACAACCGGCGAAAAGGCACCTCGATTACGGTACTCACACCGGCTGGCGTACCAGGGGAGTCCTTAGGATCCATCAGTCAAGAATTTCTTCTCAAAGAATTAAAACGGCGTGATATCCATCTCATCACCCATGCCCAATACGAGCGGGTGACCCGTGAAGCGATTGTGTTGAAGAATCAAGTGACCTTGGAAGCAGACCGGATGATTTGGGTGCCTCCCTATCCCGGCTCTCAACTCCTGCGCCTTAGTGGGCTCGACGACGGCTATGGGTGGATGCCGACCGATGAATATTGTCGTCATGAACGGTGGCCCAATATTTATGCTGTGGGCGATGTTAACCGCTCGGCGCTCCCTAAACTGGGACATATCGCGATGTTACAAGCCAGGACCGCTGTCCATGCCTTCTGGGCAGAACGTAAACATAAAACCAGTCGGCCGTATCATCCGTATATTCTTCATGTGTTATGGTTAGGAAACGGGCGGGGAATTTTTACATTAAGCGATACCCTCTATGGAGGGAAACGGCAATGGGTCAATGTCGGGCGGATGGCTGCGGCCTCAAAATCGGTCTTTAATTGGAGTTACCGCATTTTTGCCGGGTGGATGCCCATTATGCCGTAA
- a CDS encoding NAD(P)-dependent alcohol dehydrogenase, with amino-acid sequence MKAGRIHAYHEPITIDDIEEPKIDSETDVIVKIGGAGVCRTDLHIVDGIWKDALGNPSLPYTIGHENAGWIEAVGSGVKDLHKGDPVILHPLMSCGICPACRAGQDMHCTHSHFPGLDGTDGGYAEYLKTSVRAVIPLAPGTDPVPLAPFADAGITAYHAVKKLVPLTVPGTFVVVIGIGGLGHFAVQILRALTPATIIAVDTQKQRLQFAEEIGAHYTVLAGADGGVSGVRSVAKDGVNIVLDFVGEYQTPQAAIAMLAKGGTYSVVGYGGSVNVPTLEFVNREINIVGNLVGTYNELAELMELNRQGKVKITATQFPLQDAPRVMQMLDRGEIMGRAVLVP; translated from the coding sequence ATGAAAGCCGGACGTATCCATGCCTATCATGAACCCATTACCATCGATGATATCGAAGAACCTAAGATTGACTCCGAAACAGATGTCATTGTCAAAATCGGCGGAGCAGGCGTTTGCCGCACCGACCTGCATATTGTCGATGGCATTTGGAAAGATGCATTGGGAAATCCGTCCTTACCCTACACCATTGGTCATGAAAATGCCGGATGGATTGAAGCCGTAGGCTCCGGAGTGAAAGACTTGCACAAGGGTGATCCCGTTATATTGCACCCACTCATGTCTTGTGGCATTTGCCCTGCTTGCCGGGCAGGACAGGATATGCATTGCACCCATAGCCATTTCCCCGGACTGGACGGCACAGATGGCGGCTACGCGGAATATTTGAAAACTTCGGTTCGGGCCGTTATTCCCTTAGCACCCGGAACCGATCCGGTTCCTCTCGCCCCGTTTGCCGATGCAGGCATTACGGCATATCATGCCGTAAAAAAATTGGTTCCATTAACCGTCCCCGGGACCTTCGTTGTGGTCATAGGTATTGGCGGATTAGGTCATTTTGCTGTACAAATTTTACGCGCCCTTACCCCCGCAACGATTATTGCCGTAGACACCCAAAAGCAACGCCTGCAATTTGCTGAAGAAATTGGAGCCCATTACACGGTTTTGGCTGGAGCAGACGGCGGGGTATCCGGAGTCCGATCAGTGGCCAAAGACGGTGTCAATATCGTGTTAGACTTTGTTGGAGAATACCAAACGCCTCAAGCTGCCATCGCCATGCTGGCCAAAGGGGGCACCTATTCTGTGGTAGGTTATGGAGGTTCCGTCAATGTTCCTACCCTAGAATTCGTTAACCGAGAAATTAATATTGTGGGGAATTTGGTGGGGACTTATAACGAGTTGGCGGAACTTATGGAACTGAATCGCCAAGGAAAAGTCAAAATCACGGCCACACAGTTTCCTTTGCAAGATGCTCCCCGTGTTATGCAAATGCTAGACCGCGGCGAAATCATGGGACGCGCGGTGCTCGTTCCTTAA
- a CDS encoding cytochrome b N-terminal domain-containing protein, whose protein sequence is MNLTLILRQKMGKLFSIDTWLPTELPEYATGFMYTLGSLTASSFVMLLISGIVMAANGPQWWTISHLGFFVRGVHFWSVQAFFFFMVMHLLRVFFSGAWRGGRERTWLLGTLALLIAIPTAFTGYLMRGDFYSQWNAVQAKDGLNALGLAWFNTLNAGQMYGLHVIVFPFVLGYIIAVHIAMVRIKGVVPPYPTHEELIADGAIKAPTPKEVPHVPSGH, encoded by the coding sequence GTGAATCTTACATTGATCTTACGGCAAAAAATGGGGAAATTGTTTTCGATTGATACCTGGCTTCCCACAGAATTGCCGGAGTATGCTACAGGCTTTATGTATACGTTGGGGTCCTTGACGGCTTCGAGTTTCGTGATGCTCTTGATTTCAGGCATTGTGATGGCGGCTAATGGGCCACAATGGTGGACCATTTCTCATTTGGGGTTTTTTGTTCGCGGTGTACATTTTTGGTCTGTGCAAGCCTTCTTTTTCTTCATGGTCATGCATCTATTGCGGGTATTTTTTTCGGGGGCATGGCGGGGAGGACGGGAGCGAACCTGGCTATTAGGTACACTGGCCCTTCTTATTGCCATTCCCACCGCGTTCACGGGATATCTCATGCGCGGCGACTTTTATTCACAATGGAATGCAGTTCAGGCCAAAGACGGTTTAAATGCGTTAGGATTGGCCTGGTTCAATACATTAAATGCCGGACAGATGTATGGGTTACATGTGATTGTGTTCCCGTTTGTGTTGGGCTACATTATCGCGGTGCATATTGCCATGGTCCGCATTAAAGGTGTCGTTCCCCCCTATCCAACCCATGAAGAATTGATTGCGGATGGTGCGATAAAAGCCCCAACGCCAAAGGAGGTGCCTCATGTACCATCCGGACATTGA
- a CDS encoding FMN-binding glutamate synthase family protein: MLTTVFLAVLIVIILLFIAGIGLLWWLIRWVSHGAEQLAGSSPRTHLTEVFFALQAWSWREIFLLLQRAQNGKAAEHPMGSFVFQPSLLDQLAFDPATLEFKEPRTQDISLAVTIGPRTKKPLKLELPVLIAPMAYGMALSADAKLALAQISSLAGSATSSGEGPFLPEERAYAYRWVLQWSQGPWNHQKPMITLADMIEIHLGQGAEAAIRISKHKHLPRRLKRIAHSQHIVIRSGTPRLPRVLNHIKALNPDVPLGVKLPATNHIERDLAILTSWPIDVVTLDGQEAGSSGSPAVISDHFGISTAVAIKRARTWLDDHDIHHISLIASGGIKGAADIAKLLALGADAVAVGSAILFAMSHMQLSPFMPTTLEGASALVFAGSAHQKRPPFDVGEAVEHGVNWFNATASELRIMLEAMGLTHINQLRTVSLIPKTQEAATLLNLNLPLGHPNHSLAAQLDRVVAEYQVLNQLLLRQYRLLNAPKEMMSHA, encoded by the coding sequence ATGCTAACCACAGTGTTCTTAGCCGTTTTGATTGTTATCATTCTTTTGTTCATTGCCGGAATCGGTCTTTTATGGTGGCTCATCCGCTGGGTGAGCCATGGCGCCGAACAGTTAGCCGGCTCCTCTCCCCGCACTCACCTGACGGAAGTATTTTTTGCTCTACAGGCTTGGTCGTGGCGAGAAATTTTCCTACTCCTGCAACGCGCCCAGAATGGCAAAGCCGCGGAACATCCCATGGGATCATTTGTTTTTCAACCCAGCCTGCTTGATCAACTCGCCTTTGATCCCGCCACATTGGAATTTAAAGAACCCCGTACCCAAGATATTTCCTTGGCAGTGACAATTGGGCCGCGCACTAAAAAACCGTTGAAACTGGAATTACCCGTGCTCATTGCGCCCATGGCTTATGGTATGGCTCTTAGCGCTGACGCCAAACTGGCCCTTGCTCAAATTTCGTCGTTGGCAGGAAGCGCCACTTCATCGGGTGAAGGCCCGTTTCTCCCCGAAGAACGGGCTTATGCCTACCGCTGGGTTCTACAATGGTCGCAAGGGCCATGGAACCATCAAAAGCCCATGATTACTCTCGCCGATATGATCGAAATTCATCTGGGTCAAGGCGCGGAAGCCGCCATTCGCATTTCCAAACATAAGCATTTGCCCCGTCGTCTCAAACGCATTGCCCATAGCCAACATATCGTGATTCGCTCGGGTACCCCACGCCTTCCCCGGGTGTTGAACCATATCAAAGCGCTCAATCCCGATGTCCCGCTCGGAGTCAAACTCCCGGCCACTAACCATATTGAACGGGATTTAGCCATTTTAACCTCGTGGCCGATCGATGTCGTGACCTTAGATGGCCAAGAAGCCGGGAGTTCAGGAAGTCCAGCGGTCATTTCTGACCACTTTGGCATTTCCACCGCCGTTGCCATCAAAAGAGCCAGGACCTGGTTAGATGACCATGATATTCATCACATCTCGCTCATTGCTTCAGGCGGCATCAAAGGTGCAGCCGATATTGCCAAATTACTCGCACTCGGGGCCGACGCTGTGGCCGTGGGTTCGGCCATTCTATTTGCTATGAGCCACATGCAGCTCTCGCCCTTTATGCCCACAACACTAGAAGGAGCCAGTGCCTTAGTTTTTGCAGGTAGTGCCCATCAAAAAAGACCCCCATTTGACGTGGGCGAAGCCGTCGAACATGGCGTGAACTGGTTTAATGCCACCGCCTCAGAACTACGCATCATGTTGGAAGCCATGGGTCTCACCCACATCAACCAGTTACGAACCGTGTCATTGATACCGAAAACCCAAGAGGCAGCCACGTTATTAAATCTGAATTTGCCCTTGGGGCACCCAAACCATAGCTTGGCTGCCCAGTTAGACCGGGTCGTGGCCGAATATCAAGTACTCAACCAACTGCTTTTACGGCAATATCGATTATTAAATGCGCCAAAAGAGATGATGTCCCATGCATAA
- a CDS encoding glutamate decarboxylase, protein MSWRPDRHMKKASEEVAINPLFARRGEESVPRYRLSEEGLLPETAYQIVHDELTLDGSARLNLATFVGTWMEPEAQKLYVEAANKNIIDKDEYPETAAIEERCLKILANLWNAPDPANSIGVSTTGSSEACMLGGLALKRRWQLSRRQQGKSTDHPNIVFSSAVQVVWEKFANYFEVEPRYVNITPEHPYLTPEGVIKAVDENTIGVVPILGVTYTGSYEPVEAIAQALDDLEKRTGLSIPIHVDAASGGFVAPFLQPDLVWDFRLPRVHSINTSGHKYGLVYPGLGWVLWRDKTLLPEELIFNVSYLGGSMPTFGLNFSRPGAQVLLQYYNFLRLGRQGYYTVQKTCQNVAHFLAQEIGAMEPFELVTDGSDLPVFAWRKRPEENPLWSLEDLSFVLRERGWQVPAYPLPPTMQDVTIMRIVVRNSFSMDMAQLFLDDLNRAVAYLQGLDHPFPQALRQHKPFHH, encoded by the coding sequence TTGAGTTGGCGTCCCGATCGGCATATGAAAAAAGCATCGGAGGAAGTGGCGATTAATCCCTTGTTTGCCCGCCGCGGAGAAGAATCGGTTCCCCGATATCGTCTCTCGGAAGAAGGATTATTGCCTGAAACAGCCTATCAAATTGTTCATGATGAATTGACTTTAGACGGCAGTGCTCGGTTAAACTTGGCGACTTTTGTGGGAACGTGGATGGAGCCAGAAGCTCAGAAACTGTATGTCGAAGCGGCCAATAAAAATATCATCGATAAAGATGAATATCCTGAGACGGCTGCTATTGAGGAACGGTGTCTGAAAATCCTGGCAAACTTATGGAATGCTCCGGATCCCGCCAATAGTATTGGGGTGTCCACAACAGGTTCATCGGAAGCTTGCATGTTAGGAGGCCTGGCTTTAAAAAGACGGTGGCAATTATCCCGGCGTCAACAAGGAAAATCCACCGACCATCCCAATATTGTCTTTAGTTCAGCTGTCCAAGTCGTCTGGGAAAAGTTTGCGAATTATTTTGAAGTCGAACCCCGCTATGTGAACATCACGCCCGAACATCCTTATTTGACGCCAGAAGGTGTGATCAAGGCGGTGGACGAAAATACTATTGGAGTTGTCCCCATTTTAGGGGTGACCTATACCGGCAGTTACGAACCCGTTGAAGCTATCGCACAGGCTTTAGATGATTTAGAAAAACGCACGGGCCTGTCCATTCCCATTCATGTGGATGCGGCATCGGGCGGTTTTGTGGCGCCCTTCTTGCAACCAGATTTGGTATGGGATTTTAGACTGCCGCGGGTCCACTCTATTAATACCTCAGGCCATAAATACGGACTGGTCTATCCGGGGCTGGGATGGGTTTTATGGCGGGATAAGACGTTATTGCCAGAGGAATTAATCTTCAATGTCTCATATTTAGGGGGCAGTATGCCAACGTTTGGACTCAATTTTTCCAGACCCGGGGCCCAAGTTCTCCTTCAATACTATAATTTTCTTCGGTTGGGACGTCAGGGCTATTACACGGTCCAAAAGACGTGTCAAAATGTTGCTCATTTTTTGGCACAGGAAATTGGGGCTATGGAGCCGTTTGAGCTGGTAACTGACGGATCGGATTTGCCGGTATTTGCCTGGCGAAAAAGACCGGAAGAGAATCCTTTATGGTCTTTAGAGGATTTATCTTTTGTATTGCGGGAACGGGGATGGCAAGTACCAGCCTATCCGTTACCACCAACTATGCAAGACGTTACCATAATGCGCATTGTTGTTCGCAACAGTTTTTCTATGGATATGGCACAGCTCTTTTTGGATGACTTAAACCGGGCGGTGGCGTATTTACAGGGGTTAGATCATCCCTTTCCCCAGGCTTTACGCCAACATAAACCGTTTCATCATTGA
- a CDS encoding DUF2249 domain-containing protein: MIIQKKVSQFPARQRHWHLLEAFDNLAVGDTLILEANHNPAPFIHEFQQLRRGGMVQMDEEGPKRWIFRLIKLQEDSERPMPLL, encoded by the coding sequence ATGATTATCCAGAAAAAAGTATCCCAATTTCCGGCCAGACAACGCCATTGGCATTTACTTGAAGCATTTGACAATCTGGCAGTGGGCGACACGCTCATTTTAGAAGCCAATCACAATCCTGCTCCCTTTATCCACGAATTTCAACAACTTCGGCGAGGGGGAATGGTTCAAATGGATGAAGAAGGGCCTAAACGCTGGATTTTTCGTCTCATAAAATTGCAAGAGGATTCCGAAAGGCCCATGCCACTTCTTTAA
- a CDS encoding IS1634 family transposase has translation MGGGIAATRLHRQRFACAADAEAALAQWQTTWHHPWFAVTTTIRSEIRQTRPGRPRRDPGPADSHEDWYIDVTIGALDAARRQQEWERRSTFVLITTVPETRLSAAELLREYKEQTSVERHFHFVKDPLFVDALFSKKPERIEALGYVLLLACLLYSLLERRLRRSECAIPSPSRGALRRPTGHEVVRLLESVQVVTDVDGQRHIALDPLFHPTLEAILEALAMPASVFTTPPSRIVPDSPEIQ, from the coding sequence TTGGGGGGCGGAATCGCCGCCACGCGCCTCCATCGCCAACGCTTTGCCTGCGCGGCCGACGCAGAAGCGGCGCTGGCCCAATGGCAGACCACTTGGCATCACCCGTGGTTTGCGGTCACCACGACGATCCGGTCGGAGATTCGCCAGACCCGGCCCGGTCGGCCCCGACGCGATCCGGGTCCCGCGGATTCTCACGAAGACTGGTATATCGATGTGACGATCGGTGCCCTGGATGCAGCCCGCCGTCAGCAGGAATGGGAGCGCCGGAGTACATTTGTGTTGATCACCACCGTGCCGGAGACCCGCCTCTCGGCCGCGGAGTTATTGCGCGAGTATAAAGAGCAAACCAGTGTGGAACGGCATTTTCATTTCGTGAAAGACCCCCTCTTTGTGGATGCCCTTTTTTCCAAAAAACCCGAACGCATCGAGGCCCTCGGCTATGTCCTTCTGCTGGCGTGCCTGCTCTATAGTTTACTCGAACGGCGTCTCCGCCGCTCCGAATGTGCGATCCCCTCGCCTTCCCGGGGCGCCTTGCGGCGTCCCACCGGTCACGAAGTGGTTCGGCTCTTGGAATCCGTGCAGGTGGTGACCGATGTCGACGGGCAGCGCCATATCGCGCTCGATCCCCTGTTTCATCCCACCTTGGAGGCGATTTTAGAGGCTCTCGCTATGCCGGCCAGCGTCTTTACCACCCCGCCCTCGCGCATCGTGCCTGACAGTCCAGAAATTCAGTAA